A genomic segment from Myxococcales bacterium encodes:
- a CDS encoding DUF1926 domain-containing protein, which yields MQNDKIRLTFGIHDHQPVGNFGHVLEDAYEKCYRPFLEILKLHPTIRTSLHHSGCLLEWIEQNHPEYVDRLAELVENGQVEILGGGFYEPILSAVPFDDAVEQLTLMNDWAKRRLGHNVRGIWLTERIWEPSLPVLLRQAGVEFTIVDETHFRFAGIPKEKIIGYYVTERHGYTTAIFPIDRVLRYKIPFDMPDKIVAYLRDLKNRFNNPVATYADDGEKFGVWPETYEWVYGKGWLEKFLTAVEESGDLETVHFSTVLDNDPPTGRMYLPTASYHEMTEWSLPVDAGIELNKLHQEAKRDGSWEHISPFIRGGFWDNFLSKYQEANRLHKRMVRASRKTVAALKKAPQDPAALAARRDALRGQCNCAYWHGLFGGLYLNYLRRGVASELYAAEKKADQILGLPNLETVDHDGDGVPEIVIDTPHLLVVLKPGYGGSVYEFVDRRTGHNLTDVLTRRREIYHDKITITPTTNGQPKSIHDIVRTKEEGLANLLFYDWFTRYSSLDHFLAPWSNAASFATCRYGELGDFINQPFRVLRAAREGDELVVEFERQGGLYPGGVKTPVTLHKRFVIPLDRAAMSVATTVTNHGGDLEFWLARQWNLTLLAADAPDRWLAVGEKQFKMNESGLHESVSAFAVHDDWQNLRAEFRSPDPFELWHFPVETVSQSEGGFERTYQGTAVALSNRFFLRQGEARTLTVEISMTERR from the coding sequence TTGCAGAATGACAAGATTCGCCTGACTTTCGGCATCCACGATCACCAGCCGGTCGGCAATTTCGGCCACGTCCTGGAAGACGCCTACGAAAAATGCTACCGGCCCTTTCTGGAAATTCTGAAGCTTCATCCGACCATCCGCACCTCGCTGCATCACAGCGGTTGCCTGCTCGAATGGATCGAGCAGAATCATCCCGAATACGTGGATCGCCTCGCGGAACTGGTCGAAAACGGCCAGGTCGAAATCCTCGGCGGCGGCTTTTACGAGCCGATTCTCTCCGCCGTCCCCTTCGACGACGCCGTCGAGCAGCTCACGCTGATGAACGATTGGGCGAAGCGACGGCTCGGGCACAACGTGCGCGGTATCTGGCTGACCGAGCGCATTTGGGAGCCTTCCCTGCCCGTCCTGCTGCGGCAGGCCGGTGTGGAATTCACCATCGTCGACGAAACCCATTTCCGTTTCGCCGGCATCCCCAAGGAAAAAATCATCGGCTATTACGTCACCGAGCGGCACGGCTACACGACGGCCATTTTCCCGATCGACCGCGTACTGCGCTACAAGATCCCCTTCGACATGCCCGACAAGATCGTCGCCTACCTGCGCGACCTGAAAAACCGCTTCAACAATCCCGTGGCGACCTACGCCGACGACGGTGAAAAATTCGGCGTCTGGCCGGAAACCTACGAATGGGTCTACGGAAAGGGCTGGCTCGAGAAATTTCTCACCGCGGTCGAGGAATCGGGCGACCTGGAAACCGTGCATTTTTCCACCGTGCTCGACAACGATCCGCCGACGGGCCGGATGTACCTGCCGACGGCCAGCTATCATGAAATGACCGAGTGGTCGCTGCCGGTCGACGCGGGCATCGAACTGAACAAGCTGCACCAGGAGGCCAAGCGCGACGGCTCCTGGGAACACATTTCCCCGTTCATCCGCGGCGGCTTCTGGGACAATTTCCTTTCGAAATATCAGGAAGCCAACCGCCTGCACAAACGCATGGTCCGCGCCTCGCGCAAGACGGTCGCCGCGCTGAAAAAAGCGCCGCAGGATCCGGCGGCGCTGGCCGCGCGCCGCGACGCCCTGCGCGGCCAATGCAATTGCGCCTACTGGCACGGCCTGTTCGGTGGCCTGTATCTCAACTATCTGCGCCGCGGCGTCGCCAGCGAACTGTACGCGGCGGAAAAGAAGGCCGATCAAATCCTCGGCCTGCCCAACCTCGAGACGGTCGATCACGACGGCGACGGCGTGCCGGAGATCGTGATCGACACGCCGCACCTGCTGGTCGTGCTCAAGCCGGGATACGGCGGCAGCGTCTACGAATTCGTCGATCGCCGCACCGGCCACAACCTGACCGACGTCCTCACCCGCCGGCGCGAAATTTATCACGACAAGATCACCATCACGCCGACGACCAACGGGCAGCCGAAAAGCATTCACGACATCGTGCGCACCAAGGAAGAAGGGCTGGCCAACCTCCTCTTCTACGATTGGTTCACGCGCTACAGTTCACTGGACCACTTCCTGGCGCCGTGGTCGAACGCCGCCAGCTTCGCCACCTGCCGCTACGGCGAGCTGGGCGACTTCATCAATCAACCCTTCCGCGTGCTGCGCGCCGCGCGCGAGGGCGACGAACTGGTCGTCGAATTCGAGCGCCAGGGCGGCCTGTATCCGGGCGGCGTCAAGACGCCGGTCACGCTGCACAAGCGGTTCGTCATTCCGCTGGACCGCGCGGCGATGAGCGTCGCCACCACCGTCACCAATCACGGCGGCGACCTCGAATTCTGGCTCGCCCGCCAATGGAACCTGACCCTGTTGGCGGCCGACGCGCCGGACCGCTGGCTGGCGGTGGGCGAAAAGCAATTCAAAATGAACGAAAGCGGCCTGCACGAAAGCGTGTCGGCCTTCGCCGTCCACGATGACTGGCAGAACCTGCGGGCGGAATTCCGCAGCCCCGACCCGTTCGAGTTGTGGCACTTCCCGGTGGAGACCGTCAGCCAGAGCGAAGGCGGGTTCGAGCGCACCTATCAAGGAACCGCGGTGGCGCTCTCCAACCGCTTCTTCCTGCGGCAAGGCGAAGCGCGGACCCTGACGGTGGAAATTTCAATGACGGAAAGGCGGTAA